The Cystobacter fuscus DSM 2262 genome includes a region encoding these proteins:
- a CDS encoding HAMP domain-containing sensor histidine kinase produces MTLTRRLWLFGVLVPCLASLGALVVAGQLFRYDLETALDHALLTQAAVESLSVNLFEGSEKRVSLNMSMYPLLEHVRPFAPRGELFDQDGRLLMQHPPMPEEEAAMVSLKPGDPELPPQLSTRALPDGTREREAVVSVRSPQGELYALRLTASLEQVDDSVSGYYRRAFSVAALLALTLLVLQTFLARRMAYRLSTITRHLTRLREGDFSQAPPLDGGADEIGQLREVLAEVTDKLRGARDAQDRLIADAAHELRTPLSLMRTRMDLALRRERGAEELRTSLSEVRGEVERLAILAGELLELAAVGRGEWDRKKADLSEVVSQSVEAARAEAEVHGLIIRLETPAREECWFDPGGVRRAVDNLLANALKFSPSGGEIHVRLWREREWVRISVADEGPGIPFAERESVFAPFRRLSGAKPGAGIGLAIVREVARRHGGHAWVEPRPERGTELVLELPTRPQPA; encoded by the coding sequence ATGACGCTCACGCGACGTCTCTGGTTGTTCGGCGTCCTGGTGCCGTGCCTGGCGTCGCTGGGAGCGCTCGTCGTCGCCGGGCAGCTCTTCCGGTATGACCTGGAGACCGCGCTGGACCATGCCCTGCTGACCCAGGCCGCAGTGGAGAGCCTCAGCGTCAACCTCTTCGAGGGCTCCGAGAAGCGGGTGAGCCTGAACATGTCCATGTACCCGCTCCTCGAGCACGTGCGGCCCTTCGCCCCACGGGGTGAACTCTTCGACCAGGATGGGCGGCTGCTGATGCAGCATCCACCCATGCCGGAGGAGGAGGCCGCCATGGTCTCGCTGAAGCCGGGCGACCCCGAGCTTCCGCCTCAGCTCTCGACCCGCGCCCTGCCGGATGGAACGCGCGAGCGCGAAGCGGTGGTGAGCGTCCGCTCGCCCCAGGGCGAGCTGTATGCACTGCGCCTGACCGCGTCGCTGGAGCAGGTGGATGACTCGGTGAGCGGCTACTACCGCAGGGCCTTCTCCGTGGCGGCGCTGCTGGCGTTGACGTTGCTGGTGCTCCAGACGTTCCTCGCCCGGCGCATGGCGTACCGGTTGAGCACCATCACCCGCCACCTGACGCGCTTGCGCGAGGGAGACTTCTCCCAGGCGCCTCCCTTGGATGGTGGCGCGGATGAGATTGGCCAGCTGCGGGAGGTGCTCGCCGAGGTCACGGACAAGTTGCGCGGTGCCCGGGACGCGCAGGACCGGCTCATCGCGGACGCCGCCCACGAGCTGCGCACGCCGCTCTCCCTCATGCGGACCCGGATGGACCTCGCCCTGCGGCGCGAGCGGGGCGCCGAGGAGCTGCGCACCTCCTTGAGCGAGGTGCGGGGTGAGGTGGAGCGGCTGGCCATCCTGGCGGGCGAGCTGCTGGAACTGGCCGCGGTGGGACGGGGGGAGTGGGATCGCAAGAAGGCGGATTTGTCCGAGGTGGTGAGTCAGTCGGTGGAGGCGGCGCGCGCCGAGGCGGAGGTGCACGGGCTCATCATCCGCCTGGAGACCCCCGCGCGGGAGGAGTGCTGGTTCGATCCGGGCGGGGTGCGGCGGGCGGTGGACAACCTGCTGGCCAACGCCCTCAAGTTCTCCCCGAGTGGAGGGGAGATCCACGTGCGCTTGTGGCGGGAGCGGGAGTGGGTGCGCATCAGCGTGGCGGACGAGGGCCCGGGCATTCCGTTCGCGGAGAGGGAGTCGGTGTTCGCCCCCTTCCGGAGGTTGTCCGGTGCCAAGCCCGGAGCGGGGATTGGTCTGGCCATCGTCCGCGAGGTGGCGCGGCGGCACGGAGGCCACGCCTGGGTGGAGCCGCGCCCGGAGCGGGGGACGGAGCTGGTGTTGGAGCTGCCCACGCGGCCCCAGCCCGCTTGA
- a CDS encoding ABC transporter substrate-binding protein produces the protein MIPGRGPRGRTLHGVFVVGLSVLLGAACRKEAPPAPWDAEEARRGRSLFQRGMSARDTPLVGLLGPERIELSGSVAACARCHTPSGRGSQEGGVDVPDIRPEALRHPRPRASVDVEDRSRPAYGRDTLLRAITEGLSASGRPLGTTMPRYVLGWAEREELLAYLEKLGETPDPGITPTTLTVGAALPLEGRLGEAGQDVAQVLRAAFEEVNAEGGIFRRRLELVVEDDSAPHGPAPAPGGPDATTRLLERGVLALVGNPREGSPPSDALLRREGIPLVLPIAIGEQAAGSDSPIFFLYPEEPTQARLVVQHLAREEEHLLRHHALAVVRTEDAAGLAWARAAREEARRRELPAPVEVPSRDGTAEPGALQRLRQTPPPAILYAGPPAGLKALLETLESWKLETRVYAPARLAEPSAVTGGPLPVFFVYPPGVNAREEHLRAFAAFLERHQLRPRHVAFQLGAYAASRVLVEALRRSGADVTRADLMLRLEELRDFETGVTPPVTFGVNRRVGVQGAQLVRLDAVSGRLEAASAWIPLSP, from the coding sequence ATGATCCCCGGTAGGGGCCCGCGAGGCAGGACACTCCACGGGGTGTTCGTGGTGGGGTTGTCGGTGCTGCTGGGAGCCGCCTGCCGCAAGGAGGCGCCCCCCGCGCCCTGGGATGCGGAGGAGGCCAGGAGGGGACGGAGTCTCTTCCAGCGCGGCATGAGCGCCCGGGACACCCCGCTCGTGGGCCTGCTCGGGCCCGAGCGGATAGAGCTGAGCGGTTCCGTGGCCGCGTGCGCGCGCTGTCACACGCCGTCCGGGCGCGGCAGCCAGGAAGGCGGCGTGGACGTGCCGGACATCCGCCCCGAGGCCCTGCGGCATCCGCGTCCGCGCGCCTCCGTGGACGTGGAGGATCGCTCGCGCCCCGCGTATGGACGCGACACCCTGCTGCGCGCCATCACCGAGGGCCTCTCCGCCAGCGGCCGTCCCCTGGGGACGACGATGCCGCGCTACGTGCTCGGGTGGGCCGAGCGCGAGGAGCTGCTCGCCTACCTGGAGAAGCTGGGCGAGACCCCCGACCCCGGCATCACCCCCACCACCCTCACGGTGGGCGCGGCGCTGCCCCTCGAGGGGCGGTTGGGCGAGGCCGGACAGGACGTGGCCCAGGTGCTGCGGGCCGCCTTCGAGGAGGTGAACGCGGAGGGAGGCATCTTCCGGCGGCGCCTGGAGCTGGTGGTGGAGGACGACTCGGCGCCGCATGGGCCGGCACCCGCCCCGGGAGGACCGGACGCCACCACGCGGTTGCTGGAGCGGGGAGTGCTCGCCCTGGTGGGCAATCCGCGCGAGGGCTCGCCCCCCTCGGATGCCTTGCTGCGGCGCGAAGGGATTCCCCTGGTGCTCCCCATCGCGATCGGCGAGCAGGCCGCGGGCAGCGACAGCCCCATCTTCTTCCTCTACCCCGAGGAACCCACCCAGGCCCGCCTGGTGGTGCAACACCTGGCGCGAGAGGAGGAGCACCTGCTGCGCCACCACGCCCTGGCGGTGGTGCGGACGGAAGACGCCGCGGGCCTCGCCTGGGCCCGCGCGGCGCGCGAGGAGGCCCGGCGGCGCGAGCTGCCCGCCCCCGTGGAGGTGCCCTCGAGGGATGGAACCGCCGAGCCCGGAGCGCTCCAGCGCCTGCGCCAGACGCCGCCTCCCGCCATCCTCTATGCCGGCCCTCCCGCGGGGCTGAAGGCGCTGCTGGAGACGTTGGAGTCCTGGAAGCTGGAGACGCGCGTGTACGCCCCGGCCCGACTGGCCGAGCCCTCGGCGGTGACGGGCGGCCCGCTCCCCGTCTTCTTCGTCTACCCACCGGGAGTGAACGCGCGCGAGGAGCACCTGCGCGCCTTCGCCGCCTTCCTCGAGCGCCACCAACTGCGTCCACGCCACGTGGCCTTCCAGCTCGGCGCGTACGCGGCGTCGCGTGTGCTGGTGGAGGCCTTGCGTCGCTCGGGCGCGGACGTGACGCGCGCGGACCTGATGCTCCGGCTGGAGGAGCTGCGGGACTTCGAGACCGGGGTGACCCCCCCGGTGACGTTCGGGGTGAACCGCCGCGTGGGCGTGCAGGGCGCCCAGCTCGTCCGTCTGGACGCGGTGAGTGGCCGGCTGGAGGCAGCCTCCGCCTGGATTCCACTCTCCCCGTAG
- a CDS encoding SCO family protein, with product MKNTLLQALALALLLLTTPALAQDTARVPTPDARFLHLQVPDVPLVDQHGQQVRLWSDLVRGQTVAINFIFTRCKTICSPMTATLSRVSKELGPDSPVRFISITLDVANDTPERLAQFAAPFAPGPRWSFLTGEPARVKEALVALGGYTSDKEAHRPFVLVGNATADKWLRVEGLGSASAILEGIREVRAASAPPPELDPASARYFTNTELVDQHGKTHRFYEDLIRGRKVLINFAFTSCQGICSPMTRHLAEVQKKLGGRVGKDITMITLSVDPANDTPETLARFAKKFDVGPGWYFLTGAPENVSLVLKKLGGYTDEPGTHSSTLLIGDAATGMWVKAAAMSDVDHLVYTVEHLDDPR from the coding sequence ATGAAGAACACCCTCCTCCAGGCCCTGGCCCTGGCCCTGCTGCTGCTCACCACTCCGGCGCTCGCACAGGACACGGCACGGGTCCCCACTCCAGACGCGCGCTTCCTCCACCTCCAGGTGCCCGACGTCCCCCTGGTGGATCAGCACGGCCAGCAGGTGCGGCTGTGGTCCGACCTCGTCCGTGGCCAGACCGTGGCCATCAACTTCATCTTCACCCGCTGCAAGACCATCTGCTCGCCGATGACGGCCACCCTGTCGCGAGTGAGCAAGGAGTTGGGGCCCGACAGCCCCGTGCGCTTCATCTCCATCACCCTGGACGTGGCCAATGACACGCCCGAGCGCCTCGCCCAATTCGCCGCGCCCTTCGCCCCCGGGCCCCGCTGGTCCTTCCTCACCGGCGAGCCGGCCCGGGTGAAGGAGGCCCTGGTGGCGCTGGGCGGCTACACCTCGGACAAGGAGGCCCACCGGCCCTTCGTGCTCGTGGGCAATGCCACGGCGGACAAGTGGCTGCGCGTGGAGGGCCTCGGCTCGGCCTCCGCCATCCTCGAGGGCATTCGCGAGGTCCGCGCCGCCTCCGCTCCTCCCCCCGAGCTCGATCCCGCCTCCGCCCGCTACTTCACCAACACCGAGCTGGTGGACCAGCATGGCAAGACGCACCGCTTCTACGAGGATCTCATCCGCGGCCGGAAGGTGCTCATCAACTTCGCCTTCACCTCGTGCCAGGGCATCTGCTCCCCCATGACGAGGCACCTCGCCGAGGTCCAGAAGAAGCTCGGCGGCCGCGTGGGCAAGGACATCACCATGATCACCCTCTCCGTGGACCCCGCCAACGACACCCCGGAGACGCTGGCGCGCTTCGCGAAGAAGTTCGACGTGGGGCCCGGCTGGTACTTCCTCACCGGCGCCCCCGAGAACGTCTCCCTCGTGCTCAAGAAGCTCGGTGGCTACACGGACGAGCCTGGCACCCACAGCTCCACCCTGCTCATCGGTGACGCCGCCACGGGCATGTGGGTGAAGGCCGCCGCCATGTCGGACGTCGATCACCTCGTCTACACCGTGGAGCACCTGGATGATCCCCGGTAG